A portion of the Bubalus kerabau isolate K-KA32 ecotype Philippines breed swamp buffalo chromosome 1, PCC_UOA_SB_1v2, whole genome shotgun sequence genome contains these proteins:
- the SMIM3 gene encoding small integral membrane protein 3 isoform X2, translating into MEATSQIPMEVVLPKHILDIWVIVLIILATIVIMTSLLLCPATAVIIYRMRSHPILNGAV; encoded by the coding sequence ATGGAAGCCACCAGCCAGATCCCCATGGAAGTTGTGCTCCCCAAGCACATCCTGGACATCTGGGTCATTGTCCTCATCATCCTGGCCACCATTGTCATCATGACCTCCTTGTTGCTGTGCCCGGCCACCGCAGTCATCATCTATCGCATGCGATCCCATCCCATCCTGAATGGGGCCGTCTGA
- the SMIM3 gene encoding small integral membrane protein 3 isoform X1, with translation MREQSGEWSSMEATSQIPMEVVLPKHILDIWVIVLIILATIVIMTSLLLCPATAVIIYRMRSHPILNGAV, from the exons atgagggaacagtCTGGTG AGTGGAGCAGCATGGAAGCCACCAGCCAGATCCCCATGGAAGTTGTGCTCCCCAAGCACATCCTGGACATCTGGGTCATTGTCCTCATCATCCTGGCCACCATTGTCATCATGACCTCCTTGTTGCTGTGCCCGGCCACCGCAGTCATCATCTATCGCATGCGATCCCATCCCATCCTGAATGGGGCCGTCTGA